One window of the Candidatus Microbacterium colombiense genome contains the following:
- a CDS encoding VOC family protein, producing MSGLHHVEIWVADLAQARSEWGWLLRELGFALTSEWSEGESWSAGGVYLTLTTSPTLSGSVHDRRAPGVNHLAFAAGGADRVDAMMAAAPAHGWRPLYSERYPHAGGPDHYAGWLENTAGFKAEIVADES from the coding sequence GTGTCGGGATTGCATCACGTGGAGATCTGGGTCGCTGACCTCGCGCAGGCGAGATCAGAGTGGGGCTGGTTGTTGCGCGAGCTCGGTTTCGCACTCACGAGCGAATGGAGCGAAGGCGAGTCCTGGTCAGCGGGCGGCGTGTACCTCACGCTCACGACGTCGCCGACTCTGTCCGGTTCGGTGCATGACCGCCGAGCGCCGGGGGTGAACCACCTCGCTTTCGCGGCGGGTGGCGCCGACCGTGTCGATGCGATGATGGCTGCCGCTCCAGCGCACGGCTGGCGACCGCTGTACTCGGAGCGCTACCCCCACGCGGGAGGCCCGGATCACTACGCCGGCTGGCTGGAGAACACCGCCGGCTTCAAAGCCGAGATCGTCGCCGACGAGTCCTGA